Proteins encoded within one genomic window of Nitrospirota bacterium:
- a CDS encoding aldo/keto reductase: MKLGLGTVQFGMDYGISNPAGKTDPDEVRKILAVAQRAGIHYLDTAALYGNSEEVLGDAMPEDYNFSIVTKTPVFSGSEVTQDSALLLEQTLYRSLKNMKVSSVYGLLAHNAGDILSPGGMILIKKMQELKRQGYVQKIGVSAYRSEEIDSILDIFHIDIIQVPLNVLDQRLLLSGHLARLKKAGIEIHARSVFLQGLLLMEPERLPSYFNSIKTHLSQYHAHLKQQGLTAVQGALGFAAGLDEVDVVLCGVNTHRQLEEICSQWKPSSPALFSGFAINDESIVNPSKWRTT; this comes from the coding sequence GTGAAGCTCGGCTTGGGCACTGTTCAGTTCGGTATGGATTACGGGATATCCAATCCTGCCGGAAAGACAGATCCTGATGAGGTAAGGAAGATACTGGCTGTTGCGCAACGGGCAGGGATACATTACCTGGATACAGCAGCTCTCTATGGCAACAGCGAAGAGGTTCTGGGAGACGCGATGCCTGAGGACTACAATTTTTCTATCGTTACAAAGACCCCTGTCTTTTCAGGTTCAGAGGTAACTCAGGATTCGGCGCTGCTTCTTGAGCAGACACTCTATCGTTCTTTGAAAAATATGAAGGTCAGCTCGGTGTACGGCCTGCTCGCCCATAATGCCGGTGACATACTGTCACCGGGAGGGATGATCCTGATCAAAAAGATGCAGGAACTGAAACGGCAGGGATATGTTCAAAAGATAGGCGTATCGGCCTATCGCAGCGAAGAGATCGACAGTATCCTGGATATATTCCATATCGATATCATCCAGGTCCCGCTGAATGTTCTGGATCAGCGCCTGCTGCTGAGCGGGCATCTTGCAAGGCTTAAAAAAGCAGGTATCGAGATCCATGCCAGGTCGGTCTTTCTGCAGGGCCTGCTATTGATGGAGCCTGAAAGACTGCCTTCTTATTTTAATTCGATCAAAACACATTTATCACAATATCACGCGCACCTGAAGCAGCAGGGATTGACAGCGGTTCAGGGAGCTCTCGGCTTTGCGGCAGGGCTGGATGAAGTGGATGTCGTTCTTTGCGGGGTGAACACGCACCGGCAGTTAGAGGAGATATGCTCCCAATGGAAGCCATCTTCTCCTGCACTCTTCAGCGGATTTGCCATAAACGATGAATCGATCGTTAACCCTTCAAAATGGAGGACAACATGA
- the pseC gene encoding UDP-4-amino-4,6-dideoxy-N-acetyl-beta-L-altrosamine transaminase, with product MNYTYGRQWIDEEDIQAVADVLRSDLITQGPKIDEFEKALTESCGAKYAVAVNSGTSALHIACLAAGSGKGDEVITSPITFVASANCAAYCGSTPVFADIDPQTYNISVSEIEKKITERTKIIIPVDFAGQSADMETVYDLAKEKGREFNKKIFVIEDASQAQGSYYKGKAAGSCAFSDMTVMSFHPVKHITTGEGGAVLTNDEELYRKLRRLRNHGITNIPGDFVNREDAFQHIEGRLSEAANPWYYEQLDLGYNYRITDIQCALGISQMKKLNRFAKRRREIVSMYNEFFGRIENIQTPYESSDCDSNFHLYILLLDWERFGTDRAKFMTELKKKGMNTQVHYIPVHTQPYYRKNFKTGWGDCPNAEAYYSKCLSIPIYPAMTDDDVKNVQGCIIDTIKKAGQ from the coding sequence ATGAATTACACCTACGGCAGACAGTGGATAGATGAAGAAGATATACAGGCGGTTGCCGATGTCCTGCGTTCAGATCTTATCACGCAGGGGCCGAAGATAGATGAGTTTGAAAAGGCGCTCACCGAAAGCTGCGGTGCAAAATACGCAGTAGCAGTTAATTCAGGAACCTCCGCGCTACACATCGCCTGCCTTGCAGCAGGCTCAGGCAAAGGGGATGAAGTCATAACCTCGCCAATCACTTTTGTAGCTTCAGCCAATTGCGCGGCATACTGCGGCTCAACGCCTGTCTTTGCCGACATCGACCCTCAAACATACAATATATCTGTTTCTGAGATAGAGAAGAAGATAACGGAACGCACGAAGATAATAATACCTGTGGACTTTGCGGGCCAGAGCGCTGACATGGAGACTGTTTATGATCTGGCAAAAGAGAAGGGCAGGGAATTCAATAAGAAGATTTTTGTTATCGAAGACGCATCTCAGGCACAGGGCTCTTATTATAAAGGCAAGGCGGCCGGCTCATGCGCCTTCTCAGACATGACCGTGATGAGCTTTCATCCTGTAAAGCACATTACGACCGGCGAGGGCGGCGCTGTGCTGACAAATGATGAAGAACTTTACAGGAAACTGAGAAGGCTCAGGAATCACGGCATAACGAATATCCCCGGAGATTTTGTAAACAGGGAAGACGCATTTCAGCATATTGAAGGAAGATTATCCGAAGCGGCCAACCCGTGGTATTACGAGCAGCTTGACCTCGGATACAACTACCGTATAACAGACATACAGTGCGCCCTCGGAATATCGCAGATGAAGAAGCTGAACCGGTTTGCAAAGCGCAGGCGCGAGATAGTCAGCATGTACAATGAATTCTTTGGCAGGATCGAAAATATTCAAACTCCTTATGAGTCCTCTGACTGCGACAGCAACTTTCATCTTTATATCCTTCTGTTGGATTGGGAGAGGTTCGGCACGGACAGGGCGAAGTTTATGACTGAACTGAAGAAGAAAGGGATGAATACACAGGTTCACTATATACCGGTGCACACACAGCCTTATTACAGGAAGAATTTCAAGACCGGATGGGGCGATTGCCCGAATGCCGAAGCATATTACAGCAAATGCCTTTCAATCCCGATATATCCGGCGATGACGGATGATGATGTTAAGAATGTTCAGGGCTGTATCATCGACACGATCAAGAAGGCCGGCCAGTGA
- the pseB gene encoding UDP-N-acetylglucosamine 4,6-dehydratase (inverting), with protein sequence MLNGKSILITGGTGSFGKKCTEVILKRYKPDRLIILSRDELKQFEMAQVFSEKEYPCMRYFLGDVRDKDRLYRAFDKVDYVIHAAALKQVPAAERNPFEVIKTNVLGAENIINAAIDREVKKVVALSTDKAANPINLYGATKLCSDKLFIAGNSYSGAHGTRFSVVRYGNVVGSRGSVIPFFKDAKKTGLIPITDTEMTRFWITLEQGVDFVLQCLSMTVGGELFVPKIPSMNIMDLAGAIAPECKHEIVGIRPGEKIHEVMITEDDARHTLEFDDFYIVEPEFNWWSGDSHKSNGGKPVKDNFRYASNTNDKWLSVEDLKKLI encoded by the coding sequence ATGTTAAACGGAAAATCGATATTGATCACAGGCGGAACAGGCTCATTCGGGAAGAAGTGCACAGAGGTAATACTTAAGAGATACAAGCCGGACAGGCTTATTATCTTAAGCCGTGATGAGCTGAAGCAGTTTGAGATGGCGCAGGTCTTTTCTGAGAAGGAATATCCTTGCATGAGGTATTTTCTCGGAGATGTAAGGGACAAAGACAGGCTTTACAGGGCGTTTGATAAGGTGGATTATGTCATTCACGCGGCAGCGCTGAAACAGGTCCCGGCAGCGGAGAGAAATCCTTTTGAGGTTATAAAGACAAATGTCCTCGGCGCGGAGAACATCATCAACGCAGCCATAGACAGAGAGGTGAAGAAGGTTGTGGCGCTGAGCACTGACAAGGCGGCGAACCCGATCAATCTTTACGGCGCGACAAAGCTCTGCTCGGATAAACTCTTTATCGCAGGGAATTCATATTCAGGAGCTCACGGCACAAGGTTCTCTGTCGTAAGATACGGCAATGTCGTGGGCAGCAGGGGAAGCGTTATCCCGTTCTTTAAAGATGCAAAGAAGACAGGTTTAATACCGATCACCGATACTGAGATGACACGCTTCTGGATAACACTTGAGCAGGGTGTTGATTTTGTCCTTCAATGCCTTTCAATGACCGTGGGCGGCGAGCTCTTTGTCCCCAAGATACCGAGCATGAATATAATGGACCTTGCCGGCGCCATAGCCCCTGAATGCAAACACGAGATAGTCGGGATAAGGCCGGGCGAAAAGATACACGAGGTCATGATAACTGAAGACGATGCCAGGCATACGCTGGAATTTGATGATTTCTATATTGTCGAGCCGGAGTTCAACTGGTGGTCAGGCGACAGCCATAAATCAAACGGCGGCAAGCCTGTTAAAGATAATTTCAGGTACGCAAGCAATACCAATGACAAGTGGCTCTCCGTGGAAGACCTGAAGAAACTGATATAA
- a CDS encoding UpxY family transcription antiterminator, protein MENIDAIEPQWFAVNVRSRHEFHVLERLTMKGVEAFLPTVEKLRRWKDRKKMVSFPLFPGYLFVHIPKRTKDILNVLKINGAVNLLSGAPGEPVPVPDEQITSLIKAVESNEPLDPYPYLKEGQRVRIMHGPMRGVEGMLVQKAGRHMLVLSVDVLTQGVALSINASDVERI, encoded by the coding sequence ATGGAAAATATAGATGCGATAGAGCCGCAGTGGTTTGCGGTGAATGTAAGGTCAAGGCATGAGTTTCATGTGCTGGAGAGGCTTACGATGAAAGGGGTAGAGGCGTTTCTTCCGACTGTTGAGAAGTTAAGAAGATGGAAGGACAGGAAGAAGATGGTCTCATTTCCGCTCTTTCCGGGATATCTCTTTGTCCATATACCAAAAAGGACGAAGGACATACTTAATGTCCTGAAGATAAACGGCGCAGTCAATCTCTTAAGCGGTGCGCCTGGAGAGCCTGTGCCTGTGCCTGATGAGCAGATCACATCGCTGATAAAGGCTGTGGAGAGCAATGAACCTCTTGACCCCTACCCGTATCTGAAGGAAGGGCAGAGGGTCAGGATAATGCACGGGCCGATGCGCGGTGTTGAAGGGATGCTTGTCCAGAAGGCGGGCAGGCATATGCTCGTTCTTTCTGTTGATGTACTCACTCAGGGCGTTGCGCTCAGTATAAACGCCTCTGATGTAGAGAGAATATAA
- a CDS encoding winged helix-turn-helix transcriptional regulator has protein sequence MNSLDNSKDNEITLRILDEISQESVVTQRTLSSRLNIALGLVNAYVKRLVKKGHIKITKGPMNRVKYVLTPAGLKLRVGLTYDYMHQSVNYFKSARKKIDETYQQMITAGVKNILIWGDGEVAELAYISLRGLPLNLVGVIDKERAEKAFFGHDVYSYEDFRNLEYDVILVTSLKSEEAIKEIKALGADMSKVYTL, from the coding sequence GTGAACAGTCTTGATAACAGCAAGGACAATGAGATTACCCTAAGAATTCTGGATGAGATAAGCCAGGAATCTGTTGTCACCCAGCGCACCCTCTCAAGCAGGCTCAATATCGCGCTTGGCCTTGTTAACGCGTATGTAAAGCGGCTCGTGAAGAAGGGGCATATCAAGATCACAAAGGGCCCCATGAACAGGGTGAAGTATGTCCTGACTCCAGCGGGACTTAAACTCCGTGTCGGCCTCACCTATGACTATATGCACCAGTCGGTCAATTATTTCAAATCAGCGCGCAAGAAGATCGATGAGACATATCAGCAGATGATCACAGCCGGGGTGAAGAATATCCTGATCTGGGGCGACGGCGAGGTTGCGGAGCTGGCGTATATCTCTCTGCGCGGATTGCCGCTGAATCTCGTTGGCGTGATTGACAAAGAAAGGGCTGAGAAGGCCTTTTTCGGACATGATGTTTATTCGTATGAGGATTTCAGGAATCTCGAGTATGATGTCATACTTGTCACATCTTTAAAGAGTGAAGAAGCTATAAAAGAGATAAAAGCACTTGGCGCTGATATGTCCAAAGTCTATACGCTGTAA
- a CDS encoding ATP-binding protein — MRFYNRKQEIQELTTLYDQTKDSARMAVITGRRRVGKTMLALEFAGQHKFIYLFVSRKAEHLLCMEYIDEIKKHFTLPVLGDIKHFKDVVALLLELSKQEQFIVIIDEFQEFYNVNPAVYSEIQRLWDLNKSKCRMNLICIGSVYSLMHKIFEESKEPLFGRADRILFLKPFTIKDTYRVLSDHGADDMKSLFDCYVFTGGMPKYLEMLTSNSALSYEDILNFILASNSPFINEGRNLLIEEFGKEYGTYFSILELISIGKTARTEIESVLEIHAGAYLARLENDYALISRHKPVGAKPASRLQKYKITDNFLNFWFRFIFRNRSAAETENFSYIKEIINRDYSSYSGRMLENFFHQLFAETGNYNVIGSYWEKGNQNEIDLVAINDLKKEITLADIKLDRKRINLNALKERAQGLLNTYPEYKVKWLGLSLGDVKDYL, encoded by the coding sequence ATGAGATTTTATAATCGCAAACAGGAAATACAGGAGCTTACCACGCTCTACGATCAGACAAAAGACTCCGCGCGCATGGCGGTGATTACCGGCAGAAGGCGTGTCGGCAAGACCATGCTTGCTTTGGAATTTGCCGGCCAGCATAAATTTATCTACCTGTTTGTCTCCAGGAAGGCAGAACACCTGCTTTGCATGGAATACATTGATGAGATCAAGAAACATTTTACCCTTCCGGTGCTTGGTGATATAAAACATTTTAAGGATGTAGTTGCTCTGCTTCTTGAGCTTTCAAAACAGGAGCAGTTTATTGTGATCATTGATGAATTTCAGGAGTTCTATAATGTGAATCCTGCAGTATATTCCGAGATTCAGCGTCTATGGGATTTGAATAAATCAAAATGCAGAATGAATCTCATCTGTATCGGATCTGTATATTCTTTGATGCATAAAATATTTGAAGAGTCAAAAGAGCCTTTATTCGGGAGAGCGGACAGGATACTCTTCCTTAAGCCCTTTACCATAAAGGATACCTATAGAGTGCTGTCAGATCACGGCGCTGATGATATGAAGTCTTTGTTTGACTGTTATGTATTTACAGGAGGGATGCCGAAATATCTGGAGATGCTGACATCAAATTCAGCATTATCCTACGAAGATATACTTAACTTTATACTTGCCTCTAATTCTCCCTTTATAAACGAGGGTAGAAACCTGCTTATAGAAGAGTTCGGGAAGGAGTACGGGACATATTTTTCGATACTTGAACTTATATCCATAGGCAAGACGGCACGGACAGAGATAGAATCTGTATTGGAGATACACGCAGGGGCTTATCTGGCAAGACTGGAGAATGACTATGCGCTTATCTCAAGGCATAAACCTGTCGGCGCCAAGCCTGCTTCACGATTACAGAAATACAAAATAACTGACAATTTTCTTAACTTCTGGTTCCGGTTTATTTTTCGCAACCGGTCTGCGGCTGAGACAGAAAACTTTTCTTATATCAAAGAAATCATCAACAGGGATTATTCGAGTTATTCCGGACGGATGCTTGAAAATTTTTTTCATCAGCTTTTTGCCGAGACAGGAAACTATAATGTGATAGGCTCATATTGGGAGAAGGGAAATCAAAATGAAATCGATCTTGTTGCGATCAATGACCTGAAGAAGGAGATCACCTTGGCCGATATCAAGCTCGACAGAAAAAGGATAAATCTTAACGCGCTGAAAGAAAGAGCGCAAGGATTGCTCAACACGTATCCCGAATACAAAGTTAAATGGCTTGGACTGAGCTTGGGAGATGTTAAAGATTATCTATAG
- the wbaP gene encoding undecaprenyl-phosphate galactose phosphotransferase WbaP, whose translation MKRKRAGTLLLFLIDIFSIFITLQGAITLRKNLLPFFFHFPEFPINNFTFFWWVFPIWLTFFAYEGLYTKRLPFWDEIKILWKAVFFATIAVFSILFLGKVGEAVSRTVIVVMGIISLPLLPLIRLNAKKILVNTGLLRSRALILGAGETGRLILKALHRDKNLGVEVVGFIDDEPAKIGSMVEGLKVFGSIDDVEKYIDRYDIHDIVIAMPGCHREKLIRIINNLQYKVQNILLIPDLFGVAVLGTELQNFFQEQVIGLEVKNNLARPANIFIKKSFDIIISLMAFIILAIPMLMLSIIIRLTSKGPAIYSQERIGKDGRAFRCYKFRTMHHDAEARLKKMLASDPQARKEWDENFKLRNDPRVTHIGDFLRRTSLDELPQIFNVLKGDMSLVGPRPVTKIEIDDYYKDKAELCFGVPPGVTGLWQVSGRSGTSYDYRIALDSWYVRNWNLWLDIVILFKTLRVVFRREGAW comes from the coding sequence ATGAAACGCAAGAGGGCCGGAACGCTTCTTCTTTTTCTCATTGATATCTTTTCCATATTCATTACACTGCAGGGAGCGATAACATTAAGAAAGAACCTGCTGCCTTTCTTTTTTCACTTTCCGGAGTTCCCGATAAATAACTTCACCTTCTTCTGGTGGGTATTTCCTATATGGCTGACATTCTTTGCGTATGAAGGCCTCTACACAAAACGGCTTCCGTTCTGGGATGAGATAAAGATACTCTGGAAAGCGGTCTTCTTTGCGACGATAGCCGTGTTCAGTATCCTCTTTTTAGGCAAGGTCGGCGAGGCGGTATCAAGAACTGTGATAGTAGTAATGGGAATCATCTCGCTGCCGCTTCTTCCGCTTATCAGGCTCAATGCAAAGAAGATACTGGTAAATACCGGATTGCTCAGGAGCAGGGCGCTCATCCTGGGCGCAGGTGAAACAGGAAGGCTGATACTGAAGGCGTTACACAGGGATAAAAATCTCGGCGTCGAGGTTGTCGGGTTTATTGATGATGAACCTGCAAAGATCGGGAGCATGGTCGAGGGGCTTAAAGTCTTCGGAAGCATAGATGATGTTGAAAAATATATTGACAGGTATGACATTCACGATATCGTGATCGCTATGCCGGGCTGTCACAGGGAGAAGCTTATCAGGATAATCAATAACCTTCAGTATAAGGTGCAGAACATTCTTCTTATCCCTGACCTTTTCGGCGTCGCGGTTCTGGGAACAGAGCTGCAGAACTTCTTTCAGGAACAGGTCATCGGCCTTGAGGTAAAGAACAACCTTGCGAGGCCGGCAAACATATTCATTAAAAAGAGCTTTGATATTATTATCAGCCTCATGGCATTTATTATCCTTGCCATTCCGATGCTCATGCTCTCCATCATCATCAGGCTGACATCAAAGGGCCCTGCGATATACTCGCAGGAGAGGATAGGCAAGGATGGCAGGGCGTTCAGGTGCTACAAGTTCAGAACCATGCATCATGACGCGGAGGCGAGGCTCAAGAAGATGCTTGCGTCAGACCCGCAGGCAAGGAAGGAATGGGATGAGAACTTCAAGCTCAGGAACGACCCGAGGGTGACTCATATCGGCGACTTCCTGCGAAGGACATCACTTGATGAACTCCCGCAGATATTCAATGTTCTCAAGGGCGACATGAGCCTTGTAGGGCCGAGGCCGGTGACAAAGATTGAGATAGATGACTATTACAAGGATAAGGCCGAGCTCTGCTTCGGCGTGCCGCCGGGGGTTACCGGGCTCTGGCAGGTCAGCGGCAGGAGCGGGACGAGCTATGATTACAGGATCGCGCTTGATTCGTGGTATGTAAGGAACTGGAACCTCTGGCTTGATATAGTTATCCTCTTTAAGACGTTGAGGGTTGTCTTTAGGCGTGAAGGGGCGTGGTAG
- the speB gene encoding agmatinase: protein MKQKTPNNFCGLPQNHSNYKDSAIVIVPVPFDKTSTWGKGADKGPKAIIEASKNMELYDIETASEVYKKGIHTSKAIISSTPAAMVKSVYNKTAKYLSDGKFAVVLGGEHSVSFGSIKAHAESFKDISILHLDAHSDMRDSYEGSKYNHACVMARAKEVTDTIVSVGIRSMDSSELGNINTKNIFYASDIRKNKNWMDQAIKKLSGNVYITIDLDVFDPSIMPSTGTPEPGGLGWYEVLELLQRVSMKKNIVGFDIMELCPSSVDKAPDFLAAKLIYKLLSFKFINNR, encoded by the coding sequence TTGAAGCAAAAGACCCCGAACAATTTCTGCGGCCTTCCGCAAAACCACTCAAACTATAAAGACTCCGCTATAGTTATCGTTCCTGTCCCTTTTGACAAGACCAGCACCTGGGGAAAAGGCGCTGACAAAGGGCCGAAGGCGATCATAGAGGCCTCAAAGAATATGGAGCTATATGATATTGAAACAGCTTCCGAGGTCTATAAAAAAGGCATACACACTTCCAAAGCGATAATCTCATCCACCCCCGCTGCTATGGTAAAGAGCGTCTATAACAAGACCGCTAAATATTTATCTGACGGAAAATTCGCAGTTGTGCTCGGCGGCGAGCATTCTGTATCATTCGGCTCGATAAAAGCACATGCGGAATCTTTTAAAGACATCAGCATCCTCCATCTTGACGCTCACTCTGACATGCGCGACTCTTACGAGGGAAGCAAATACAACCATGCCTGCGTCATGGCAAGGGCTAAAGAGGTCACTGATACCATCGTCTCAGTCGGCATAAGGAGCATGGACTCATCTGAACTCGGCAATATCAATACCAAGAACATCTTTTATGCATCTGACATACGGAAGAACAAGAACTGGATGGATCAGGCCATAAAAAAGCTGAGCGGCAATGTGTATATCACAATAGACCTTGATGTATTTGACCCGTCAATCATGCCTTCAACAGGAACGCCTGAGCCCGGCGGACTGGGTTGGTATGAGGTTCTTGAACTTCTACAGCGCGTTTCAATGAAGAAGAACATAGTCGGTTTTGACATTATGGAACTCTGTCCTTCGTCAGTTGACAAGGCCCCAGACTTTCTCGCTGCCAAGCTCATCTACAAGTTATTAAGCTTCAAATTTATCAATAATAGATAA
- a CDS encoding arginine decarboxylase, pyruvoyl-dependent produces the protein MIPKKIFFTKGVGVHKDSLASFEMALRKAGIEKCNLVYVSSIFPPECTIIPRRKGLDLIKPGQITFCVMARNSTNEPNRLVSSAIGLAVPKDRKNYGYLSEHHSFGETAKKAGDYAEDLAASMLATTLGISFDPDEAWDSRKQVYKASEYIFKSMNVCQSAEGDKSGKWTTVVAAAVMLID, from the coding sequence ATGATACCTAAAAAGATATTCTTCACTAAAGGCGTAGGGGTTCACAAGGACAGTCTGGCATCTTTTGAGATGGCTTTGAGAAAGGCCGGGATCGAGAAGTGCAACCTTGTTTATGTATCGAGTATCTTTCCTCCGGAATGCACAATAATTCCCAGACGCAAAGGCCTGGACCTGATCAAACCCGGACAGATCACCTTCTGTGTAATGGCGAGAAATTCAACAAATGAGCCTAACAGGCTTGTCTCATCCGCGATCGGGCTTGCCGTGCCCAAAGATAGAAAGAATTACGGGTATCTTTCCGAGCACCATTCTTTTGGAGAGACAGCAAAAAAGGCCGGTGACTACGCAGAGGACCTGGCTGCATCTATGTTAGCCACTACACTCGGTATATCATTTGACCCTGATGAGGCGTGGGACTCCAGAAAACAGGTGTATAAGGCGAGCGAGTATATCTTTAAATCCATGAATGTCTGTCAGTCTGCAGAGGGCGATAAATCCGGAAAGTGGACGACTGTTGTCGCGGCTGCAGTCATGTTGATCGATTAA
- the hisH gene encoding imidazole glycerol phosphate synthase subunit HisH: protein MIAIIDYGMGNLRSVEKGFQKAGVEVMVTNRPEDVKNADGVVLPGVGAFKDCMRELTNLDLTTAIVESIKSGKPFLGICLGLQVLFSESEEFGRCMGLDIFKGKVPRFPKSSLKVPHMGWNEIKIRKENPLLKGIPDKSYFYFVHSYYVVPEDSSIISTTTDYGIEFTSSIWKDNVYAVQFHPEKSQALGLRLLRNFGDIVKKAR, encoded by the coding sequence ATGATAGCGATCATTGATTACGGAATGGGAAATCTCAGGAGCGTTGAAAAGGGATTTCAAAAGGCAGGCGTTGAGGTCATGGTGACGAACAGGCCTGAGGACGTTAAGAATGCAGACGGCGTGGTTCTTCCCGGCGTAGGCGCATTCAAGGACTGCATGAGGGAGCTGACAAATCTCGACCTGACAACGGCCATTGTCGAATCCATAAAAAGCGGCAAGCCCTTTCTCGGCATATGCCTCGGCCTTCAGGTGCTCTTCAGCGAATCAGAAGAGTTCGGAAGGTGCATGGGGCTCGATATCTTTAAAGGAAAGGTCCCGAGATTTCCCAAAAGCAGCCTCAAGGTCCCTCATATGGGATGGAATGAGATAAAGATACGGAAAGAGAATCCTCTTTTAAAGGGTATCCCGGATAAAAGTTATTTCTACTTTGTGCATTCTTACTATGTTGTGCCTGAAGACAGTTCCATCATCTCAACAACTACTGATTATGGAATCGAGTTCACATCGTCAATATGGAAAGACAATGTCTATGCCGTTCAGTTCCACCCGGAAAAGAGCCAGGCCCTCGGACTGCGGCTGCTCAGGAATTTCGGGGATATTGTGAAAAAAGCTCGCTGA
- the folK gene encoding 2-amino-4-hydroxy-6-hydroxymethyldihydropteridine diphosphokinase, which yields MPTAYIGIGSNLGDREENCMKAVSLLRDNGIKVTKPSSMIETEPWGLEGQPKFINMAVEAETALSPDALLKLLKNIESEIGREESVRWGPRVIDLDILLYGDLVLKTPELEIPHPHIAGREFVLKPLSEIAPEKIHPVLKKSISELFSQYPRNS from the coding sequence ATGCCTACAGCTTACATCGGCATCGGCTCAAACCTCGGCGACAGGGAAGAGAACTGCATGAAGGCGGTCTCTCTTCTCAGAGACAACGGCATCAAAGTTACAAAACCTTCCTCTATGATAGAGACAGAGCCGTGGGGTTTGGAAGGCCAGCCGAAGTTCATCAATATGGCGGTTGAGGCTGAGACCGCTTTATCCCCTGATGCGCTTTTAAAACTTCTTAAAAATATCGAGTCTGAAATAGGGCGTGAAGAGTCTGTACGCTGGGGGCCGAGAGTTATTGACCTTGATATCCTGCTTTATGGTGACCTTGTTTTAAAAACTCCTGAACTGGAGATACCGCATCCTCATATCGCAGGGAGAGAATTTGTCTTGAAGCCTCTTTCAGAGATAGCGCCTGAGAAAATTCATCCTGTTTTGAAGAAGAGTATCAGCGAGCTTTTTTCACAATATCCCCGAAATTCCTGA